In one Camelus dromedarius isolate mCamDro1 chromosome 31, mCamDro1.pat, whole genome shotgun sequence genomic region, the following are encoded:
- the PLBD2 gene encoding putative phospholipase B-like 2 — MVAPMYGSPGGRLARALTRALALALVLALLVGLFLSGQTSAIQIPGGHRGRGRPVPPASRSRSVLLDAETGQLRLVDGRHPDAVAWANLTNAIRETGWAFLELHTNGQYNDSLQAYAAGVVEAAVSEELIYMHWMNTVVNYCGPFEYEVSYCERLKNFLEANLEWMQEEMELNKDSAYWHQVRLTLLQLKGLEDSYEGSVIFPTGKFTIKPLGFLLLQISGDLEDLELALNKTKTKHALGSGSCSALIKLLPGQSDLLVAHNTWHSYQYMLRIMKKYWFQFREGPQESTPAPGNRVIFSSYPGTIFSCDDFYILGSGLVTLETTIGNRNPALWKYVQPKGSVLEWMRNVVANRLAPDGDTWANIFKRFNSGTYNNQWMIVDYKAFVPGGPSPGRRVLTVLEQIPGMVVVADKTLELYQKTYWASYNIPSFESVFNASGLPALVAQYGDWFSYDGSPRAQIFRRNQSLVHDLDSMIRLMRYNDFLHDPLSLCKACSPKANGENAISARSDLNPANGSYPFQALHQRSHGGIDVKVTNTALAKALRLLAASGPTWDQLPPFQWSTSPFSRLLHMGQPDLWKFSPIEVWWD, encoded by the exons ATGGTGGCCCCGATGTACGGCTCCCCCGGCGGCCGCCTGGCCCGGGCGCTGACGCGGGCGCTGGCGCTGGCCCTGGTGCTGGCCCTGCTGGTCGGGCTGTTCTTGAGCGGCCAGACCAGCGCGATCCAGATCCCGGGGGGCCACCGGGGGCGCGGCAGGCCCGTCCCACCCGCCTCCCGCAGCCGCTCGGTGCTCCTGGACGCCGAGACGGGCCAGCTGCGCCTGGTGGACGGCCGCCACCCTGACGCGGTGGCCTGGGCCAACCTTACCAACGCCATCCGCGAGACCGG gtGGGCCTTTCTGGAGCTTCACACAAATGGCCAGTACAACGACAGCCTGCAGGCCTACGCAGCGGGTGTGGTGGAGGCCGCCGTGTCCGAGGAG CTCATCTACATGCACTGGATGAACACGGTGGTGAATTACTGCGGCCCCTTCGAGTATGAAGTCAGTTACTGCGAGAGGCTCAAGAACTTCCTGGAGGCCAACCTGGAGTGGATGCAGGAGGAGATGGAGCTGAACAAGGACTCTGCTTACTGGCACCAG gTGCGGCTGACCCTCCTGCAGCTGAAAGGCCTAGAGGACAGCTATGAAGGCAGTGTGATCTTTCCAACTGGGAAGTTCACCATCAAACCCTTGGGGTTCCT CCTGTTGCAGATCTCTGGGGACCTCGAAGACTTAGAGCTGGCCCTGAATAAGACCAAGACCAAGCATGCTTTGGGCTCTGGCTCCTGCTCCGCCCTCATCAAGCTGCTGCCTGGCCAAAGTGACCTCCTGGTCGCCCATAACACCTGGCACTCCTACCAGTACATGCTGCGCATCATGAAGAAGTACTGGTTCCAGTTCAGGGAAGGGCCCCAAG AGTCTACCCCGGCTCCCGGCAACAGGGTCATCTTTTCCTCCTATCCTGGTACCATCTTCTCCTGTGATGACTTCTACATCCTAGGCAGCGGGCTG GTGACACTGGAGACCACCATCGGTAACAGGAACCCAGCCCTGTGGAAGTACGTGCAGCCCAAGGGCTCTGTGCTGGAGTGGATGCGCAATGTCGTGGCCAACCGCCTGGCCCCAGATGGGGACACCTGGGCCAATATCTTTAAGAGGTTCAACAGCGGCAC GTACAACAACCAGTGGATGATCGTGGACTACAAGGCATTTGTGCCCGGCGGGCCCAGTCCTGGGAGAAGGGTGCTCACCGTCCTGGAACAGATCCC GGGCATGGTGGTGGTGGCCGACAAGACCTTGGAACTGTACCAGAAGACCTACTGGGCCAGCTACAACATCCC GTCCTTTGAGTCTGTGTTCAATGCCAGCGGGCTGCCTGCCCTTGTGGCCCAGTACGGGGACTGGTTCTCCTACGATGGGAGCCCCCGGGCGCAGATCTTCCGGCGGAACCAGTCGCTGGTACACGACCTGGACTCCATGATCCGGCTTATGAG GTACAATGACTTCCTGCATGACCCCCTGTCACTGTGCAAAGCTTGCAGTCCCAAGGCCAACGGGGAGAACGCCATCTCGGCCCGCTCAGACCTCAACCCAGCCAACGGCTCCTACCCCTTCCAGGCCCTGCACCAGCGCTCCCACGGGGGCATCGATGTGAAG GTGACGAACACGGCACTGGCCAAGGCCTTGCGCCTCCTGGCGGCCAGTGGCCCCACGTGGGACCAGCTGCCCCCGTTCCAGTGGAGCACCTCGCCCTTCAGCCGCCTGCTGCACATGGGCCAGCCCGACCTCTGGAAGTTCTCGCCCATCGAGGTCTGGTGGGACTGA